The genomic segment GACTGACAGATCTTACCCTTGATTTGAATAGATTGTAAAGAAAACCTGACGCCGGCTGAGCTCTGGTTGCACGTACATGATCTTTACTTTCCTGTGACAGAAGCGCGAGAGGAAAACATCGCTATCCGGGAATATGACAGCTTCGAAACGTAAAGGAATATCCAGCAGGTCAGCAGGATACATGCATAGGAACAATGAAAAAAAACGGGATGGCTGTCCTCCTTAAAGATCACGAAGTTTTCTTGAAATCAACGGGCGATTACGAGGTCACGATGTACATCTTCTTGAACAGTATGACTCAGCTTACTTGTACTGACTCAATTAGTGGGAAAAATGCTCAGTATTCATTAGAGCCCGGCAGCGATTGCCATGCCAATCGGCGCGCCGGCCGGCGGCATCCTGCGACTGTCAGCGGCACCCGGCTGACAGTCAGTATCATGTGTCATTGGGCATCCTTTTTATCTCTTTTTACTGGCTAATCACACCTGTTCTGCGGCTGCTGCCCGGGCAGGCAGATCTGGACACGAATGTGTACGGTCTCAGCCAGGTTCCGGCACAATAGGAGGGTCCGGTTGCCTGATCGCTAATCTCGAAATTGTCGATCAAAAAATGTAAATCGTGCTCGTCAGGATGAACCACCTTTTAAGGTGGTTCACTGTTATGAAGGCCAATTGTTCTGTTGAGCAGTAATAATTTTTTTCCCGTTGCATATCATGGATGTGATCCTCTGACATTCGGCCTGTCATTTAAGCATTCCTGAATGTATATGTAAGCGCTTACTGTGCAAGTCCTCTGCAATACAGCCCAGTCACCCTGCCACGCGTCCCGGTCAAAAAGACCTCCCTGTTGCCATGAAACCCGTACACTGCCTTCCAACGTAAAATTTAACGTATTCCGACGGGAACCGGTCACGCCGTTGTGTCGATCTGTTGAGGTTTCTGAATTCATGATATCTGGAGGGATTTCACATGTTGCATCAGCTCTTTGTGCCGGACTTTCTTAGACGCGCCGTGAAGCTGTTTCCAGATAAGACAGCTGTCGTGGATCAGGACATTCGCCTGACTTACCGCCAGTTTGAGGAAAGGGTGAATCAGCTGTCCCATCTGCTGATTGATCTGGGTGTGAAAAAAGGGGATCGTGTGGCTTATCTGGCGCCGAATACGCTCCAGATGCTGGAAGGAATGTTCGGTGTGAACCAGATCGGCGCCATCACCGTCCCGCTCAATACCCGGCTGATTCCTTCCGCCTACGCGTACATCATCAATCACAGTGGAGCAAAGGTGCTCATGGTTGATGCAGAACTGGCGCCATTGATCGAACCGGTAAAAAATAAACTGAAACAGGTGGAATATTTCATCCTGCTGCCATCCCCCGATCAGAAAGACCGGACAGGATGGATCAGTTACGAAGAAAAACTTGAAAAGTATCCGGCCGACCTGCCGCCAGTACCGGAAATGAGTGAAATGGATCTGGCTACCATTCTTTACACCAGTGGGACAACCGGATTACCGAAAGGGGTGATGCATTCACACCGAAGCATGTATTTTAACGCCCTTAATGGCTGTATTCACGTCCGTACAACTGACCGGGATGTCCTGCTTCACACCTTGCCTCTTTTTCATGTCAACGGGTGGGGGACACCTTTTGTCCTTACAGCCGGCGGTGGTACGCACGTGCTGATCCGCAAGATTGATCCCGGGCGGATCCTCGAACTGGTGGGGAAGGAAAAAGTGACGCTGGCCTGTATGGTTCCGGCAATGATCAATATGCTGCTGCATCATCCGAACGCAAAAACGTCGCCGCCCGGACATCACATGAAGGTCGTTGTTGCCGGATCGGCACCGCCGCCATCCTATGTCAAGCTGGTTGAAGACATTCTGGGCTGGGAATTCATCCAGGGGTATGGGGCGACAGAGACAGCCCCGCTGGTACTCATCACACAGGTCAAGTCATCGATGGAGCAGGGCACCGAGAACCTGCAGAAACTGAAAGCCAGTGCCGGCATCTGCATGATGAATATGGATATTCGGATCGTCGATGAAGCCGGGCGTGACGTCAGCGCCGACGGCAGGCAGATGGGCGAACTCATTGTCCGTGGCAATAACATCATGGAAGGCTACTGGCAGCAGCCGGAAGAGACGGCGAAAGCGATTAAGGACGGCTGGTACTACACCGGTGATATGGCTACCATTGATAAAGACGGTGTCGTCGCGATTGTCGACCGAAAAAAAGACATCATCATCAGCGGCGGCGAAAATATCTCATCGATTGAAGTTGAGGGCGTCCTGTCCAGACATCCGGCTGTTCTGGAGGCAGCAGTCATTGCTGTCCCACATGAAAAATGGGGCGAAGTGCCGCACGCGGTCTGTATGCTGAAGCCGGGACAGACGGCAACGGATCAGGAACTGCTGGCCTTTTGCCGGGAACATCTGCCTTCTTTTAAAACACCGAAGTCCGTTGCCTTTGTGAACCAGCTGCCGCGGACCGCTTCCGGTAAGGTGAGAAAGGTCGACCTGCGTCAACCTTTCTGGACGAATCGATAAGTCGCCGTGCGCTGATTCTCCGGGCGGAGGAGATGCTGCATGTTAATAATGTAAGCGATACCACAGCTTGAGGCAATCTTTCTAATCAGGCACACAATTTTTCGTGACCGATCAGACTGTACTCAGAAGCACTGGAGGGAGAGCAATTGACGCGAACGATACGCAAAGCTGCGGTTATCGGATCCGGTGTGATGGGATCCGGGATCGCCGCTCATCTGGCAAATGCCGGCATCCCATGCCTGCTGCTCGATATCGTGCCGGACCGGTTGACCGCGAAAGAGGCAGCGGGGGGTCTGACGTTAAACGATCCTCAGGTACGCAACCGCCTGGCAACGGCTGCCATTACCGGACTGAAAAGAGCGAAACCGGCACCATTATATGATTCTGAGCTGGCCCGACTGATTACACCAGGAAATCTTGAGGACCATCTGGACCAGCTGAAAGAGGTCGACTGGATTATCGAAGTTATCGTCGAAAATCTGTCGATAAAAAAAGAACTGCTGGCAAAGATCGAAACCGTCTGGCAGCCGGGGACAATCGTCAGCTCGAATACGTCAGGCATATCCATCAATGAGATGGCCGCCGGTCGAAGCCTCGCATTCAGACAGCACTTTTCAGGGACGCATTTCTTCAATCCGCCACGCTATTTAAAATTGCTGGAGATTATTCCCGGCAAAGAGACAGATCCGAAAATCGTTGCGGCGATATCCGCTTTCTGTGAAAAAACGCTGGGCAAGGGCATTGTCATGGCTAAAGATACACCAAACTTTATCGCCAACCGGATCGGAACATACGGGCTGCTCGTGACGCTGCAGGAAATGACAGAGAAAGGGTACAGTGTCGATGAGGTGGATGCAGTGACCGGCCCGGTACTGGGCCGGCCGAGGAGCGCCACGCTGCGCACGCTTGATGTCGTTGGCATCGACACATTCATGCATGTGGCCCGGAACGTCTATGGACATGTGACCGATGAAGCAGAAAAAGCAGTATTCACCATCCCTGCCTTTATTCAGGAAATGGTATCGAAAGGATGGATTGGCGCTAAAGTCGGGCAGGGTTTTTATAAAAAAGTCATGACGGAAAAAGGGAAAGCCATCCTGGCGCTTGATCTGGAGACGATGACCTATCAGCCGAGGAAGAAAGTCGTGTCGATGGATCTTGCGGAAGCAAAAGAAGCCGGAGAAATGGCCAACAGGATTAAGACACTGGTCTATGGAGAGGACCGGTATGCACAGCTCGCCTGGAACGTGACCCGCAAAGTGCTCCTGTACGCTGCGGAAAAAGCAGGCGAGATCAGCGACTCCATCGTCGACATCGATCGAGCGATGAAATGGGGCTTTAACTGGGCGCTCGGTCCGTTTGAAATCTGGGATGCCATCGGTCTGAAAACCTCTGTCCAGCGCATGGAGCAGGAAGGGGATGCACCTCCTGAATGGGTCCTTGCCTGGATCGAAGCGGGTCATGATTCTTTTTACAGACGAAAAAACGGTCATATCGAACATTTTTCTCAAACAAGCGGTGTCATTACGGGAGCTGATTCAGCAGAATTCAAAAAGGTTCCGCTGAAAACGATCGGAGTGCAGCGCTACATGCGGATGGAGACACGGCCTGATCAGATTTCCCTGCAGTCGCTGAAAGGGCAGAACAAAGTCATTTTGGCGAATAAAGGAGCGAGCGTGATTGATCTGGGGGATGATGTAGCCTGCCTGGAATTTCATTCGCCAAACAATGCAATTAACGACGACGTCCTGTCGATGATCGACAGGAGCCTGGAGGAAGTGCGGAACCATTTCAAAGGTCTGGTTATTGCCGGCGAGGGCAAGCATTTTTGTGTGGGGGCCAATATTTTACAGTTATTAACGCATGCATTCCGTAAAAACTGGTCCGCCATTGATCAGATGACCCGAACCTTTCAGAACACACTGATGCGATTGAAGTATTTTGAGAAACCGGTGGTGATTGCGCCTCATCAGATGACCCTTGGCGGCGGCCTCGAAGTCTGCCTGGCGGCCGATCAGGTTAACCCGGCGGCCGAGACGTATGCCGGGCTGGTGGAGGTGGGGGTCGGATTGATTCCCGCCGGCGGAGGAACGAAAGAGATGGCCCTCCGTGCGTCAAGACGGATCAAGGGCTATCCGCGTGCCGACCTGCAGCCATTCGTTCTGAAAGCGTTCGAAATGATTGGAACGGCCAAAGTATCTTCCAGCGCACATGAAGCTCAAAAATTCGGCTGGTTTCGTGAGACCGATCGCGTGATCATCAACAGCGATAATCGGATTTACGAAGCGAAACAAACGGTTCTGTCGCTTGTTGCAACAGGATACAGACCACCCCAGGAAGAGAAAGTCACCGTCATCGGCGAAGATGGGAAGGCCCTGCTGCTTCTGGCTGCCGATAACATGCGCCGGAGCGGTTACGCCAGCGAATACGACCGGGTGATTGCCGGTAAACTGGCACATGTTCTTTCGGGGGGAGATGTACCTGCAGGTTCCTGTGTTACGGAGCAGTACCTGCTCGACCTGGAGCGGGAAGCGTTCCTCAGTCTGTGCGGTGAGGCGAAGACCCAGGCGAGAATTCAGCACATGCTGACCAGAGGCAAACCGCTCCGGAACTGAGGGAGTCAGATTAAGCTATTATTTACAAATTGAAGAAAATGGAACACGCGAATGGGAGAGGTGATAAAGGTGAACGAAGCCGTTATTGTCTCGGCAGCACGGACACCGGTTGGTAAAGCGGTCAAAGGCAGCCTCGCGCAGACAAGACCGGAAGACCTGGGGAAGGCGGTATTACATGCTGTCATCGACCGCGCTGACGGGCTGCAGAACGAAGATATAGAGGATGTGATCATCGGCTGCGCAATGCCGGAAGGTCCACAGGGCATGAATGTCGCGCGAATCCTCTCACTCTATGCCGGTTATCCAGAGTCGACGCCTGCTCTGACCGTCAACCGGTTTTGCTCCTCCGGACTGCAGGCGATCGCATTTGCCGCCGAACGGATTATGCTGGGGCATGCAGATGTCATTGTTGCCGGTGGTGTCGAGAGCATGAGTCAGGTACCGATGACCGGATTCAAACTTTCACCCCATCCAAAGATTGTGGAAGCGTATCCGGAACTATATATCAGCATGGGGCACACAGCAGAGAATGTCGCCAAACGATTCGGAGTTACACGGGAAGATCAGGACCGATTTGCTCTTTCCAGTCACCGGAAAGCAGCTGCTGCCATCCGAACCGGAAAATTTAATGAAGAAATTGTCCCGGTGCCGGTCACTCAGAAAGGTGTTGCTCCAGATGGAACCCCCTGGGAGAAAGCCTTCGTCTTCGACACCGATGAGGGCGTCCGGGCCGACACGACTCTGGAGAAGCTGGCAGCACTGCGTCCTTCTTTTTCGAAGAACGGCTCAGTCACAGCCGGAAACGCCTCACCGATGAGTGACGGAGCAGCAGCGGTCGCCGTCATGAGCCGAAAGAAAGCGGATGCACTCGGACTTAGCCCGCTCGCCACATTCCGGTCCTTCGCCGTAGCCGGTGTCGACCCGGAGATCATGGGGATCGGTCCGGTCGAGGCCATTCCGAAAGCGTTGAACCTCGCCGGGCTGACTCTGGAAGACATTGACCTGTTTGAGATCAATGAGGCATTTGCATCGCAATGTGTGCAAGTCATTCGCAAACTGGGCATTGATGAAAAAAAAGTCAATGTCAATGGCGGAGCGATCGCTCTCGGCCATCCGCTCGGCTGTACAGGCGCCAAACTGACAGCGAGTCTGATTTACGAATTAAGGCGTCGCGGTGGAGGATATGGAGTCGTCTCGATGTGTATCGGCGGAGGAATGGGAGCTGCTGGCGTATTCGAAGTCCATGCTCCGTAGATCGGCAGCAGAACGGAATCTGTGTTGGTGAGACAGATGTTGCCAGAATCATGAAACATCTCAGATCATCCTGTTGAAACAGCCATAAATGCGAAGGGAGTGTGGGCAAATGGCCCTGAAGCGTAAACGAACAGGCGCACACTTTTTAATCGAAGAAACAGACCCGAACGGACTGATCTTCCCGGAAGATTTTTCAGAAGAACAGCGAATGTTTGCAGAAACAACCCAATCATTTATTGAAAAAGAAGTGGTGCCAAACGATGAGCAGATTGAGCGTCCTGACTATAAGCTGACAGTTGAGCTGATCCGGAAGGCGGGCGAACTGGGCATTCTTGCGGTCGACGTGCCGGAAGCATTTGGTGGACTCGGTGCCGACAAAGTGAGTTCCACTGTGATCACCGAATCGCTGGCAAGGGGCTCCTCCTTTTCCCTGTCCGCCTCGGCTCATTCCGGAATCGGCACACTGCCGATTGTGTTCTTCGGCAGTGACGAGCAGAAGAAAAAGTATCTCCCTGATTTGGCCGGCGGCGTGAAGATTGCGGCATATTGCCTGACTGAACCGTCGTCCGGATCGGACGCGCTGAGCGCGAAGACGACCGCAAAGCTTTCCGATGATGGAAAGTATTATGTCTTAAATGGCGAAAAGCAGTTTATCACCAACGCGGGATTTGCCGATATTTTTATCGTGTATGCCAGGATCGACGGCAAGGACTTCTCTGCTTTTATCGTAGAGCGTGAGATGCCCGGACTCAGCCTCGGACCGGAAGAAAAGAAAATGGGAATTAAAGGCTCATCCACCCGACCGGTCATCCTGGAAGATGTCAACGTGCCGGTTGAAAATCTGCTCGGTGAGGCGGGTAAAGGCCATGTCATCGCATTCAACATACTGAACATTGGCCGGTTCAAACTGGCTGCCGGTGTGCTGGGTGCTGCCAAAGATGCGATCCGCCTCGCCGCAAAATTCGCGAATGAGCGGACACAGTTTAAAAAGCCGCTTTCTTTCTTCCCGCTGATCCGTCAGAAACTTGCAGAGATGAACGCGCAAACCTACGCGCTGGAAAGCATGGTCTATCGCACATCAGGGCTGATCGACACGTCGCTGAAAGATCTGGACTACAGCAGTTCTGACATCGGACTGCAGTCAGCGAAAGGCATTGCCGAGTATGCCATCGAGTGTTCGATCAACAAAGTGTTTGGTTCGGAAACGCTCGATTTTGTTGCCGATGAGGGGGTTCAGATTCACGGCGGCTACGGGTTCACTAAAGATTATAAAATTGAACGCATTTACCGGGATTCGAGAATCAACCGGATCTTTGAAGGAACAAACGAAATCAATCGTCTGGTGATCATCAGCACGCTGCAGAAAAAGGTTATGAAAGGCGATCTGCCGCTGCTGGAAAAAGCGGTAACACTGAAAGCGGAAATTCAGGATCTGCTGGCCGGTAAACCGGAAGCCGATGCGCCTGGTCAGGAAGCCTGGCTGATTTCGGCGGCGAAGAAAGTTTTCCTGCTGGTACTCGGCCAGGCATTCCAGAAGTACGGGGTGAAACTCCAATATGAGCAGCAGCTGCTGAGCCATCTCAGTGACATGATCATTCAGATTTACGCAATGGAGAGCTCATTTTTACGATCCGTAAAGCGATTGGAGAAAATGGGTGCCGAGAAAGCGAAAAACAGCAGCGAAATGGCACAGCTCATCGTGCAGGAAGGCTTTAACCAGGTGGAAACGCTGGCTTTAGAAGCACTGGCAAAAATTGAGAGCGGCGAATCCCTGCTCAGACAACTTATCCTGCTGCGGAAAATCACGAGCCGCCTGCCGGTCAATTCCCTGCAGCTTAAACTGGACATCGGTGCCCGTGTCGTTGAAGCCGAAAAGTACTCTGTATAAAGGATCAACTCTCGGATCTAATAAATTCTCCTGAACCGTGCACTGATTTTGGTGTACGGTTTTATTGTATGAGCTCATTGCGATGTGGGAACCCCATGTGTTCAAAGGAATTTTTAATGAGTTCTGAAATTATCTTCAACTAAAACAGGGGGCAAGTCTGAAGTTGTATGGTTAAAAATCAGGGACGATCAGGGAAATTGACGCCACTATGAAAAATACTTGGGAGGTTACCCAGGATCCGTTCTTATGGTTAGGGGATCCGGTGAAACACACGATCAGATGAATAGACGGAAAAATTTCGCTTAGTTCGTAAATCAAATAAAAAATAGTTAAAATAGACGTAGAGATTCCGCTTATCAACTTGAAAAGCGGGAAAATGAAGTTTTTTGTCTGGAATAATTGGAAAATTTCCGCTTATATCCCCCTGAAAAGCGTGCCGTTCTGCTTCTAACAGAAAAATATCCGCTTATTTTACTTTTTGTTCGTGACTCAATCAAGGACAAAACATCGTAGTAAAAAAAGCGGGGTGTAACTCCCTTGCAAAACAGGCTGATTGGGTTGACCTCTTGAAAAAATCTGGGAGAGACTCATTTTGCTGCATCAACTGTTTAATAAGTGTGTTACAAGGTATCAAGGTATGAAAAAATGCATATCCGCTGAGGGCAGGCTCTCTGCGTGATGCTGGCGATGGCCTGGGACGCATCAAAGAAAAGCAACTGGAAAAGATGAGAAGTCTGGCTGCCGTCTGAAAAGTTGTTCACATGTAGCTAACTGTGTCGTATCAGCTGTTTTAAAAAACGTAATTGTGGATAACAGGACTCGTCTGTCCCTTTTCAGCCCATTTTGGCGGGAGCGAACAGCCTGAGCTCAGGAAGCTATGGGTTTCTGAGTATTGTCGGAGCAGTAAGCGGCGTGGCCTCAGCGATTCATCCTGCTCTTTGTTTTCTGGTAAACGCCTTGTCGTATGCCTGGGTCCGCTGGCGGATTTTTAAGATAAAATTAAGGGAAGCAGGGGGAAGACGTACGCCTGTTTTTCTTCACTCAAAGAGGGATTCCAGAAAGTTGCCTATAACAAAGTCGCCAGGTCATACATATGAATATGAAAATTTCCGAAAAAAAGATACGTTGAAGGATTATGAGCATTTCTATACACTTAACGAAAGAGGGTGACCACGACAATGAATACACACGAGATGTCTCACTTATTTGTGCAGTACGTCAATGGCTGGAAGACAAGCAACAAACGCCTGATCCTGAGCGTCTGCGATCCCTTATGTGAAATTACTGAATGCTACGGTCCGAAATATCACGGCATCGGGCAAATTGAGCGTTGGATCATTGACTGGATCAGTAAAAATCATCGGGTCAGCCAGTGGGATATACTAGGCAGTTTCTTTGATCTTCCGGCACGGACTGCTGTTTTTGAATGGACGTTCGCCTGTTATTCTGATCACAGGGACCATTATTTTAAAGGCTGCAGTATCGTCCAGTTCAATCAGATGTACATAACCAGAATCAAGGAATTTCGCATGGAACCTGAGCAATATTATCCTTTCAAATAATTTTCATAGAATCCGGCAGATGTAAAAGCATGCGTTCCGGTAATTAAAAGTGAGGGTATACGAGATGGACTATCAGTTTCAGGTCATGAATCAACAACAGGCGGAAGAGATCGCCTACAACTGGCATTATGAAGGAATCTATGCATTCTATGACATGGAATCGGATCCGGAAGACCTTGCCGAATTCATAGATTCAGAAAAACGAGGGGAAAGCTGTTATGCCGTGATCGAAAATCAAACGTTAATTGGATTCTTGTCTGTCAGTCGAGTGGATACAACAACAGTAGAGATCGGTCTGGGCATGAAGCCTGAGCTGACAGGGCACGGTCAAGGCTTATCTTTTGTTCAGGCTTGTATTGAATGGACACGAAAACAGCATGCACCGAAAACAATCATGTTATCCGTTGCGACTTTTAACCAACGGGCAGTAAAAGTTTATGAGAAAGCAGGATTTCAGCCGGTTGAAACATATATTCAGGAAACAAACGGCGGTCACTATCCCTTTTTAAAGATGAAAAAGATTTTTGAAAAATGATATCATCCGGTCTCATGCTTATCATGATACACGGCAATCATGATCTCATGGATAAGAAGTCCATGACCGCAAACTCGTCATTTGAGTGACGAGATAGGGCATTTTTTCCTTTATTATTAGCCGAGAACACTCGTGACTTCAGCCATGAGATGAATCGGCGTATCTTTTCAATACTGTAATCACTAAATTGTTAAATGATCTGTTTTGTTCTTTGGCTATTTGTTCCAACTCTTTCTTTAAGTCTTTCTCAATGGTCAATAGTGTTCTTGTTTTGTTACTCGCTATCGTACCCATATCATTGTCACCTCATGACTATAATAACATTTAATCATAATCTTTACAAGACAATAACATCATGATATATTATAGTTAAAGAAAAGAGGTGAAACAACAATGGTATTAAAGGGTTTAAAGTTAAGAATATATCCTAACAAAGAACAAAAACTTAAAATTAAATTAAACTTTGGCTATAACCGTTTTGTGTGGAATCAGATGTTAAACATGATGATTGAACGATACCGCAACAATCCTGACTCTTCTTTTCTTAACGCTTTTGCATTGAATAACATGCTTAAAGCCTTGAAGATTGAGTATCCATGGTTAAAAGATGCTGAGAGTACCAGTTTACAATGTACGAATCATGATCTGGTGGAAGCATATAAAAAGTTTTTCAAAGAACATACCGGTTTTCCAAAGTTTAAATCAAAGAAATATCCGAAACAAAGTTTTCAATCAAAATGTGTAGGTAAAAACATTAAACAAGTTAATAAACATCATGTTAAATTACCGAAATTAGGAATTGTGAGATTCAAAGCAGGAATTAAAATCCCTGAAAAAATTAAATCAGTAACTGTTCGTCTATCACCAACAGGAAAATATTATGCTGTGCTGCTTGTTGAATATGAAAACCAAACATTCAACAAAACAGGAAGGCAATTAGGTATTGACCTGGGTGTTGCCGATTTAGTCATTGGATCGGATGGTATTAAGTTCCCTACCATTCGTTTTGACAAAATCTTAGCCAAAAAGAAATATTACTGGGAGAAACGGTTAGCTAGACGTAGATTGCAAGCTCAGAAAGAAATCGCATGGGATAAGCATAATAAGGTACTTAATCCCAGATGCCTCGATGACTTTAAAAATTATAAAAAGGCCAAATTAATGGTTGCTGAATACAATGAGAAAATGACTAATCAACGCAATGACTATCTCCATAAAATTACAATGCAATTAGTTAAAGATAATGATGTCATTGTCATGGAAGATTTGAAAGCAAAAAATCTTCTACGCAATCACAAATTATCCAGAGCAATTGTTAATCAATCCTGGCGGGAAATGAGACGGATGCTTGAATACAAATGTGCATGGTGTGGTAAAAAATTAGTCATTGTCAATCCCTATAAGACATCACAAATATGCTCGGAATGTGGTTATGATGACGGAAAGCATACGTTAGACATAAGGGACTGGACATGCCCTGGCTGTGGGCACCATCACGATAGAGATATTAACGCAGCAAAGAATATTCTTCGGCTCGGGACGAGCCTTGGTAAAAGAGTTGTGACCTCTGCCTGAACGTTAGGTAAGTGTGCAATGTTCCCAGAAGCACACGACTTGAGTCGTGTGAGGTTCACAAATTCTATAATAATGGTAAAGATTTTAAGACGATTGACGCGAGTCTACGCTTATTCAAAGAACCTTTAAATTTAGTTTGCCATACCTGAGCTACTCGAGCACCATTATGGAGATGGATCTTGAATCAGGCAACAAGCTATTTAGTGCCCGGGCAAATAGCCCATAAAGGAGAAACTGACGCAAAAAAATGAAATTAAGTACAGAGCAGGATATTTATTTCTCCTTGCCTGTCTAAAGTAAGATGTATGCTGCTATGAAGGCCTCTCTTATCGGCAGTATGGAAAGCTCTGAACAGTACTTATCAAACAAGTGTTTCCCTTCGTACAACAGTTACGTTAAAATTGAATAAATTGAAAAAGCGAAAGAGAGGGGGATTATAATATGGGCTTAGCATTGGATATTGCACTTACTGTATGGCCTGTTGTAATTGTTGGTGGGATTGCAGTATTTGTAATTTTAAGAATGAAACATAAATATAAGAAAGGTACATTGGGTAAGAAAAAAACAAAAGACGCACAAATTTTTTTAGATAGTTTAATACCATTCGGAATGATGATTGGTTTTGCTGTTGCTCTACTCTTAAGTATATTTTCACTAATTTCCTTACTATCTGCAATGACCTGGGGACCTGGGATAGGTCTTTTATTTGGGTATTTTGCTTATGAAATTTATAGCAAAAAAGAAGAGAGTCATTTGTAATAACTGTCTTCCAGATAGATGATGCCATTATTTCTCTCTGCCTGTCTAAAGTAAGATGTATGCTGCTATGAAGACCTCTCTCATCGGCAGCATGGAAAGCTAACAGTTCTTCTCAAACAAGTGCTTCTCTTCGTACAACGGTAAATTCCGCCTGTAGTCAGTAAAAAAATGGATAAGCAGGATCAATTCCTGCTTTAATGCTGATATGAAAGTGCCTTGTTTGCCAGGTTTACATCATTCTGTAAAAGTTGAGTTAAGTCATAGGAAGGATAGTAGTTGCGTTCCAGCATGTAATTGAAAACGGTGGCATGAAGGTCGATGGCAGCAAGCATTTGTCGAGTCAATACCTGCCTGAGTGCTGGGGTTGCCGTTTCGGTAATTGCAATCGCATAACTTCTGACTGACGTTTTGGCGAAACCTAACAGATTTCCGGCATAAAATGCTGGATCAAGCGCTACACGTTCTGGTTGTGGTACATACGGATAAAACTGAAGTAATTCGCGGAGATTGTTGCTGATTCCGTCAATTGCTTTCATGTAAATCTGTTTAAGTTCAGGATCGTGCACCATTGGACGGGCGAACTTCTATCGCATCAGACTGATCGATTGAAAAGCGACAAGTTCGTGCATGTCAAGGGTCTCGTGCCAGGCTAGATGTTGCTGCTGTCCATCATGATCCTTGTTTATCATGTTCATTTATTTTCCTCCTCGGGGGAATGTACCTTGTTAAATTTTTCAGGGGAACATCATCGGGACTTTGTCTC from the Sporolactobacillus sp. Y61 genome contains:
- a CDS encoding GNAT family N-acetyltransferase, producing MDYQFQVMNQQQAEEIAYNWHYEGIYAFYDMESDPEDLAEFIDSEKRGESCYAVIENQTLIGFLSVSRVDTTTVEIGLGMKPELTGHGQGLSFVQACIEWTRKQHAPKTIMLSVATFNQRAVKVYEKAGFQPVETYIQETNGGHYPFLKMKKIFEK
- a CDS encoding RNA-guided endonuclease TnpB family protein, producing the protein MVLKGLKLRIYPNKEQKLKIKLNFGYNRFVWNQMLNMMIERYRNNPDSSFLNAFALNNMLKALKIEYPWLKDAESTSLQCTNHDLVEAYKKFFKEHTGFPKFKSKKYPKQSFQSKCVGKNIKQVNKHHVKLPKLGIVRFKAGIKIPEKIKSVTVRLSPTGKYYAVLLVEYENQTFNKTGRQLGIDLGVADLVIGSDGIKFPTIRFDKILAKKKYYWEKRLARRRLQAQKEIAWDKHNKVLNPRCLDDFKNYKKAKLMVAEYNEKMTNQRNDYLHKITMQLVKDNDVIVMEDLKAKNLLRNHKLSRAIVNQSWREMRRMLEYKCAWCGKKLVIVNPYKTSQICSECGYDDGKHTLDIRDWTCPGCGHHHDRDINAAKNILRLGTSLGKRVVTSA